In a genomic window of Cynocephalus volans isolate mCynVol1 chromosome 1, mCynVol1.pri, whole genome shotgun sequence:
- the LOC134376040 gene encoding small ubiquitin-related modifier 3, which yields MSEEKPKEGVKTENDHINLKVAGQDGSVVQFKIKRHTPLSKLMKAYCERQGLSMRQIRFRFDGQPINETDTPAQLEMEDEDTIDVFQQQTGGARETRCLSVHGL from the exons ATGTCCGAGGAGAAGCCCAAG GAGGGAGTGAAGACAGAGAACGACCACATCAACCTGAAGGTGGCCGGGCAGGATGGGTCAGTGGTGCAGTTCAAGATCAAGAGGCACACCCCGCTGAGCAAGCTCATGAAGGCCTACTGCGAGAGGCAG ggcTTGTCAATGAGACAGATCAGGTTCAGGTTCGATGGGCAACCCATTAATGAGACGGACACTCCAGCACAG CTGGAGATGGAGGACGAAGACACCATCGACGTGTTCCAGCAGCAGACGGGAGGTGCGAGGGAGACACGCTGCCTGTCGGTGCACGGCCTCTAG